A portion of the Gemmatimonadaceae bacterium genome contains these proteins:
- the ahcY gene encoding adenosylhomocysteinase, translating to MNFKVRDLSLAEFGRKEIRLAEQEMPGLMSIREEFAAAQPLAGARIMGSLHMTVQTAVLIETLSALGADVRWVSCNIFSTQDHAAAAAVVGPDGTPDDPRGIPVFAWKGETLEEYWWCTEQALMWPDGAGPNLILDDGGDATLLVHRGNEFELAGKVPEFDPKNDPEEYGVILDLIRDQIAKNPGRWTRTAEGIRGASEETTTGVHRLYQMMEAGTLLFPAINVNDSVTKSKFDNIYGCRHSVIDGLNRASDVMISGKIAVVFGYGEVGKGCAQALRGQGARVVITEIDPICALQAAMEGYQVTTVEDVLSTADIFITATGNKDVITVDDMSKMKDKAIVANIGHFDNEIDMAGLKNFKGIKRINIKPQYDEWVFPDGHSVMILAEGRLMNLGCATGHPSFVMSASFTNQVMAQMELHANADKYEKKVYTLPKALDEKVARLHLDKLGVKLTQMTPAQAAYLGVPMTGPYKPEHYRY from the coding sequence GTGAATTTCAAAGTCCGCGACCTCTCCCTCGCCGAATTCGGCCGCAAGGAGATCCGCCTCGCCGAGCAGGAGATGCCCGGCCTGATGTCCATCCGCGAGGAGTTCGCCGCCGCGCAGCCGCTCGCGGGCGCGCGCATCATGGGCTCGCTGCACATGACCGTGCAGACCGCCGTCCTCATCGAGACGCTCTCGGCGCTCGGCGCCGACGTGCGCTGGGTGTCGTGCAACATCTTCTCGACGCAGGATCACGCGGCCGCCGCGGCCGTCGTCGGGCCCGACGGCACGCCCGACGATCCGCGGGGGATTCCCGTGTTCGCCTGGAAGGGCGAGACGCTCGAGGAGTACTGGTGGTGCACCGAGCAGGCGCTGATGTGGCCCGACGGCGCCGGCCCGAACCTGATCCTGGACGACGGCGGCGACGCCACGCTGCTCGTGCACAGGGGCAACGAGTTCGAGCTCGCCGGCAAAGTGCCGGAGTTCGATCCGAAGAACGATCCGGAAGAGTACGGCGTCATCCTGGATCTCATCCGCGACCAGATCGCGAAGAATCCCGGCCGCTGGACACGCACCGCCGAGGGGATCCGCGGCGCGTCCGAGGAGACGACCACCGGCGTGCACCGGCTCTACCAGATGATGGAAGCGGGCACGCTTCTCTTCCCCGCGATCAACGTCAACGACTCGGTGACGAAGAGCAAGTTCGACAACATCTACGGCTGCCGCCACTCGGTGATCGACGGGCTCAACCGCGCGAGCGACGTTATGATCAGCGGCAAGATCGCGGTCGTGTTCGGCTACGGCGAGGTCGGCAAGGGCTGCGCGCAGGCGCTGCGCGGCCAGGGCGCGCGCGTCGTCATCACGGAGATCGATCCGATCTGCGCGCTGCAGGCGGCGATGGAAGGCTACCAGGTCACGACCGTCGAGGATGTGCTCTCGACCGCGGACATCTTCATCACGGCCACGGGCAACAAGGACGTGATCACGGTGGACGACATGTCGAAGATGAAGGACAAGGCGATCGTGGCGAACATCGGCCACTTCGACAACGAGATCGACATGGCGGGCCTCAAGAACTTCAAGGGGATCAAGCGGATCAACATCAAGCCGCAGTACGACGAGTGGGTGTTCCCCGACGGCCACAGCGTGATGATTCTGGCGGAAGGCCGCCTGATGAACCTCGGCTGCGCGACGGGACACCCGAGCTTCGTGATGTCGGCGAGCTTCACCAACCAGGTAATGGCGCAGATGGAGCTGCACGCCAACGCGGACAAGTACGAGAAGAAGGTGTACACGCTGCCGAAGGCGCTGGACGAGAAGGTGGCGCGGCTGCATTTGGACAAGCTCGGCGTGAAGCTGACGCAGATGACGCCAGCGCAGGCGGCGTATCTGGGAGTGCCGATGACCGGCCCGTACAAGCCGGAGCATTACCGCTATTAA
- a CDS encoding carboxypeptidase-like regulatory domain-containing protein, translating into MKALCVLLFVVALPVAAQNVQQDGHAVLHGIAVDSLRGGVLRGAGLRVIGTARMGVTDSLGRFRIDSVPAGSHSVELFHELLDTLGVRVRTEPLVFGADSVVSLVLGIPSGLTMVRAKCGSSAPDQGAIMGMVLSADTDDALTGVNVRLSWTELSVGREFGIREEPRQHAVLTDAAGRYKFCGLPNELTADISAERGRDNTGRIPVGYEAAMLVVVALFLPTSDSAQVAAVAPGAAAGAAGSAPGASLQGLVVDSAGLPLAGAHVRLGSGAAVTDSTGRFALSGLVFGSQMLVVRRLGYLPAELVVHLTRRAPREVVVRLDTYVPVLEAVFIEARRSLGLERVGFTARQRSGLGRYLSPVDLAKRYAFNVSDFLRHFPPPRRGAFGRACTSYWVDGMRWRGNVDEFMSPDEVAAIEVYSQAFAPAEFRDNFNNCRVVVIWSKWKLGIR; encoded by the coding sequence ATGAAAGCCTTGTGCGTGTTGCTCTTCGTGGTGGCATTGCCCGTCGCCGCGCAGAACGTTCAGCAGGACGGGCATGCGGTGCTGCACGGGATAGCCGTCGACAGCCTGCGCGGGGGCGTCCTCCGCGGCGCGGGATTGCGAGTGATCGGCACGGCGCGCATGGGCGTTACCGATTCTCTCGGACGATTTCGCATTGACAGCGTGCCGGCCGGATCGCATTCTGTCGAGCTTTTCCACGAGCTGCTTGATACGCTTGGTGTCCGCGTTCGCACCGAGCCGCTCGTGTTCGGAGCGGATTCGGTCGTGTCGCTGGTGCTCGGTATCCCTTCGGGGCTGACGATGGTGCGGGCGAAATGCGGTTCGTCCGCCCCGGATCAGGGAGCGATAATGGGCATGGTCCTCTCGGCGGACACCGACGATGCGCTCACCGGCGTCAACGTCCGGCTGTCGTGGACGGAGCTCTCAGTCGGCCGCGAATTCGGTATCCGCGAGGAGCCGCGTCAACATGCTGTGCTCACCGACGCTGCCGGGCGCTACAAGTTTTGCGGCCTGCCGAATGAGCTCACCGCGGACATCTCCGCGGAGCGAGGCCGCGACAACACGGGGAGGATTCCAGTCGGCTATGAGGCAGCGATGCTCGTCGTCGTCGCCCTCTTTCTGCCGACTTCCGATTCCGCTCAAGTCGCCGCAGTAGCGCCAGGGGCGGCCGCCGGCGCCGCAGGCTCCGCACCGGGCGCTTCTTTGCAGGGGCTGGTTGTGGATTCGGCCGGGCTCCCCCTTGCAGGGGCACACGTTCGGCTCGGCTCCGGCGCCGCGGTCACGGACTCCACGGGCAGGTTCGCGCTGAGCGGCCTGGTGTTCGGCTCGCAGATGCTGGTGGTGCGTCGTCTTGGCTATCTGCCCGCGGAGCTGGTCGTGCATCTCACGCGGCGAGCCCCGCGCGAAGTAGTTGTGCGGCTCGACACCTATGTGCCGGTGCTCGAGGCGGTCTTTATCGAGGCGAGGCGAAGTCTTGGGCTGGAGCGTGTGGGCTTCACGGCTCGCCAGCGATCGGGACTGGGCCGATATCTTTCTCCGGTCGATCTCGCGAAGCGATACGCCTTTAACGTATCCGACTTTCTCCGCCATTTCCCGCCGCCGCGGCGCGGGGCGTTCGGACGGGCTTGCACTTCCTATTGGGTGGACGGGATGCGGTGGCGCGGCAACGTCGATGAATTCATGTCGCCGGACGAAGTCGCCGCGATCGAGGTTTACTCGCAGGCTTTCGCGCCCGCCGAGTTCAGAGACAACTTCAATAACTGCCGCGTCGTCGTCATCTGGTCGAAGTGGAAGCTCGGCATACGCTAG
- a CDS encoding carboxypeptidase regulatory-like domain-containing protein gives MKLILALASLASLASFAALGAPAAAQEPRPAAFAILEGTVQDSLHGGFANGASVTVGGTMRFAVTDSVGRFRIDSIPAGEHQIELFHPALDTIGVRVLTPPMAFAADSTVSLALAIPSARTVMRAKCSGSAAGSGALIGLVLNADSEEPVAGAEVRLWWIEVTVGERVGMRNEPHQRVATTDESGRYKLCGLPTELSANIHAASGSDSTITLPITYGAPGLGMATLYLGTSDAGAAGAQAGTTATGGAEVRGVVVDGAGDPLPGARVALATRPDAAVTDSAGAFVLSGQPSGTQALVARKLGFEPAEIILNLTRREPREVTVRLGAFVPVLEAVLVQARRSAALERAGFTERQRMGLGRFMTQDDLNKRLAIEVSDFLRHLPPPRETGFSGACTHYWVDGSRWREATPDDFMTPQEVAAIEVYDGAAVPPQFQSFEGTCRVVVIWTKWKLGVR, from the coding sequence ATGAAGCTCATCCTTGCGCTCGCATCGCTCGCATCGCTCGCATCGTTCGCGGCGCTCGGCGCGCCGGCGGCCGCGCAGGAGCCGCGTCCGGCGGCATTCGCGATACTGGAAGGAACGGTCCAGGACAGCCTTCACGGCGGCTTCGCCAACGGCGCGTCCGTGACTGTCGGCGGCACGATGCGATTCGCCGTTACCGACTCGGTGGGGCGTTTTCGCATCGACAGCATTCCCGCGGGCGAGCATCAAATCGAGCTGTTTCACCCGGCGCTGGACACCATCGGCGTGAGAGTGCTCACGCCGCCCATGGCGTTCGCGGCGGATTCAACCGTGTCGCTGGCGCTCGCCATTCCGTCGGCGCGCACCGTCATGCGGGCGAAGTGCTCCGGGTCCGCCGCCGGCTCGGGCGCGTTGATCGGGCTGGTATTGAACGCCGACAGCGAGGAGCCGGTCGCCGGGGCCGAGGTCCGCCTCTGGTGGATCGAAGTGACCGTGGGCGAGCGGGTCGGGATGCGGAATGAGCCGCATCAGCGCGTGGCGACGACCGACGAGAGCGGCCGGTACAAGCTGTGCGGGCTGCCGACCGAGCTTTCCGCGAACATCCATGCCGCGAGCGGTAGCGACAGCACGATCACGCTTCCCATCACGTACGGCGCGCCCGGGTTGGGAATGGCGACGCTGTACCTGGGGACGTCCGACGCGGGCGCGGCCGGCGCGCAGGCCGGGACGACCGCGACGGGCGGCGCGGAGGTGAGGGGAGTGGTCGTCGATGGCGCGGGAGACCCGCTCCCCGGCGCGCGCGTCGCGCTCGCCACACGCCCCGATGCCGCCGTCACCGACTCGGCCGGCGCATTCGTGCTGAGCGGACAGCCGTCGGGAACGCAGGCTCTCGTCGCGCGCAAGCTCGGGTTCGAGCCGGCCGAGATAATCCTCAATCTCACCCGCCGCGAGCCGCGCGAGGTGACCGTGCGGCTCGGTGCCTTCGTGCCCGTGCTCGAGGCGGTGCTGGTGCAGGCGCGCCGGAGCGCGGCGCTGGAGCGGGCCGGCTTCACGGAAAGGCAGCGCATGGGACTCGGCCGGTTCATGACTCAGGACGATCTCAACAAGCGCCTTGCCATCGAAGTGTCGGATTTTCTGCGCCATCTGCCCCCGCCGCGCGAGACCGGATTCAGCGGCGCGTGCACGCACTACTGGGTGGACGGGAGCCGCTGGCGCGAGGCCACCCCCGACGACTTCATGACGCCGCAGGAGGTGGCTGCCATCGAGGTGTACGACGGCGCCGCCGTGCCTCCTCAGTTCCAGAGCTTCGAAGGCACCTGCCGCGTGGTTGTCATCTGGACGAAATGGAAGCTCGGCGTGCGGTAG
- a CDS encoding carboxypeptidase regulatory-like domain-containing protein produces MLRRIAVVAFSLIPCAELVAQNPAPAGYAVLQGVAVDSVRGGFLRGATVGVLGPSKMTFTDSLGRFRIDSIPPGEYQVALFDPLLDTLSLGVVSPPMRFVAGDTVELILAIPSQLAIVTAKCGAPRGEDDRALFGQIIDAATEQPVAGAQVTLNWSDITISETTGVRSEPRRRQTQSDARGYYRICGLPAELTAEAFVQHGADSTGKVQIVFGDALLGLATFLLPGGGAVAAAGDTVPRPGASSTATLSGTVVDGEGKPIDNAHVSITGATSAATTDSTGSFTLTGQPTGTRALVVRRLGYMPVELAVNLTPLRKNEIDVVLQQYVPVLAAVVIGARREAALDRIGFNSRKARGTGHFIERDYILNRNAYRLGNLLESIPALRRPGDGFGGTCTKYWVDGVEWRGGSSGSGGGMTTPLDEFVMPDEVEAIEVYTRSFTPIEFQTYDRCATVAVWTRWKLRL; encoded by the coding sequence ATGCTGCGTCGAATCGCCGTTGTTGCGTTCTCCCTGATCCCGTGCGCCGAGCTCGTCGCGCAAAATCCCGCGCCGGCGGGATATGCTGTGTTGCAGGGCGTCGCGGTCGACAGCGTCCGCGGCGGCTTCCTGCGCGGCGCGACGGTGGGCGTGCTCGGTCCGTCGAAGATGACGTTCACCGATTCGCTCGGCCGGTTCCGCATCGACAGCATTCCGCCGGGTGAATATCAGGTCGCGCTGTTCGATCCGCTGCTCGACACGCTGTCGCTCGGAGTCGTCTCTCCGCCCATGCGGTTCGTCGCCGGCGATACGGTGGAGCTGATTCTGGCCATCCCCTCCCAGCTTGCGATCGTGACGGCGAAGTGCGGAGCTCCGCGCGGGGAGGACGATCGCGCTCTCTTCGGCCAGATCATCGACGCCGCGACCGAGCAACCGGTCGCCGGAGCGCAGGTCACGCTGAACTGGAGCGACATCACGATCAGCGAGACCACCGGTGTTCGCAGCGAACCCCGCCGCAGGCAGACGCAGTCGGACGCGCGTGGCTACTACAGGATCTGCGGGCTTCCGGCCGAACTGACCGCCGAAGCCTTTGTCCAGCACGGCGCCGACAGCACCGGCAAAGTGCAGATCGTGTTCGGTGACGCTCTGCTGGGTCTGGCGACGTTCCTGCTGCCGGGCGGCGGCGCCGTAGCGGCGGCGGGCGACACGGTTCCGCGCCCCGGCGCGAGCAGCACCGCGACGCTCTCCGGAACGGTGGTGGATGGCGAGGGCAAGCCGATCGACAACGCGCACGTCTCCATTACGGGCGCCACGAGCGCGGCGACGACGGATTCCACCGGTTCCTTCACTCTTACCGGGCAGCCCACCGGAACGCGCGCGCTCGTCGTGCGGCGCCTGGGGTACATGCCAGTCGAGCTGGCGGTGAACCTCACGCCTTTGAGGAAGAACGAGATCGACGTGGTGCTGCAGCAGTACGTGCCCGTGCTCGCGGCAGTAGTCATCGGCGCGCGGCGCGAGGCAGCGCTGGACCGCATCGGCTTCAACTCGCGGAAGGCGCGGGGCACCGGCCACTTCATCGAGCGGGATTACATCCTGAATCGGAACGCGTACCGGCTGGGGAATTTGCTGGAGAGCATTCCCGCGCTTCGGCGCCCCGGCGACGGATTCGGCGGGACCTGCACGAAATACTGGGTCGACGGAGTCGAGTGGCGCGGCGGCTCGTCCGGCAGCGGCGGCGGTATGACGACGCCGTTGGACGAGTTCGTCATGCCGGATGAAGTGGAAGCGATCGAGGTTTACACGCGGAGCTTCACCCCCATCGAGTTCCAGACGTACGATCGCTGCGCTACCGTAGCCGTGTGGACCAGGTGGAAGCTGCGGCTGTAA
- a CDS encoding DUF2723 domain-containing protein yields MPRTRTVGWSVFAVLITIYSATLAPSVTWWDSGELIAAVHSLGIPHPPGTALYVIAANVWAMLTWPLDYAVRINLLSAVATAAAVGILGSMLARWTRDNVAAVAAAICAGATSSVWRNATEAEVYALALLGAALILWSADRAGSSDARSPWPWILLCGYVVGLSYSLHLAALVAAPAAVLLIAPARPRLTGARITQIAFVGALGISAVLYLLVRAQHDPPVNQGNPATWAALIDVLGREQYTDPGFWPRQAPLYLQIGNWFEYADWQFALGLQPSPPPSLARTSVTAVFVALGLYGSRAHRNLDRRGWGALLLLFATASLGVILYLNLKAGPSFGEGLLPAGAPREARERDYFFATSFVVWGLWAGFGAVRAVRVLGARLASPSARTILQLAGIAVVASPVALNWKAVDRRAAAHATAARDTARELLGRVPPSGVLLAAGDNDTYPLWYAQEVEKVRGDVTVVTVPLLGTAWYRRELARRHSLVDSADADTWRGLSATLAEVCSSAHERGRPIMVAPGAAARTLPASCLTSSSPEAEINHNQ; encoded by the coding sequence ATGCCGCGCACTCGCACAGTCGGCTGGTCCGTTTTTGCCGTGCTTATAACCATCTACTCCGCCACCCTCGCCCCCTCCGTAACCTGGTGGGACTCCGGCGAGCTGATCGCCGCCGTGCACTCGCTCGGCATCCCGCATCCCCCGGGCACGGCGCTGTACGTGATCGCGGCGAACGTGTGGGCGATGCTCACCTGGCCGCTCGACTATGCGGTTCGGATAAACCTTCTCTCCGCGGTCGCGACCGCCGCGGCGGTGGGGATTCTCGGCTCCATGCTCGCGCGCTGGACGCGGGACAACGTCGCCGCGGTCGCGGCCGCCATATGCGCGGGCGCCACGTCGAGCGTGTGGCGCAACGCGACCGAGGCCGAGGTGTACGCGCTCGCGCTGCTCGGCGCCGCGCTCATCCTGTGGAGCGCGGATCGAGCCGGCTCGAGCGATGCGCGCTCGCCGTGGCCGTGGATTCTACTGTGCGGGTACGTCGTCGGGTTGTCGTACTCGCTGCACCTCGCCGCGCTGGTCGCGGCGCCCGCCGCGGTACTGCTGATCGCGCCGGCGCGCCCGCGGCTCACAGGCGCGCGCATCACGCAGATCGCGTTCGTGGGCGCGTTGGGCATATCGGCCGTGCTATATCTACTGGTGCGCGCGCAGCACGATCCCCCGGTCAACCAGGGAAACCCCGCGACGTGGGCCGCGCTGATCGACGTACTGGGACGCGAGCAGTACACCGATCCGGGCTTCTGGCCGCGCCAGGCGCCGCTCTATCTCCAGATAGGCAACTGGTTCGAGTACGCCGACTGGCAATTCGCGCTCGGCCTGCAGCCGTCACCGCCCCCCTCGCTCGCGCGGACGTCCGTCACGGCTGTCTTCGTCGCACTCGGGTTGTATGGGAGCCGGGCTCACCGCAACCTCGACCGGCGCGGCTGGGGCGCGCTCCTGCTGCTGTTCGCGACCGCGTCGCTGGGAGTGATCCTGTACCTCAACCTCAAGGCCGGCCCATCGTTCGGAGAAGGACTGCTTCCGGCCGGCGCGCCCCGCGAGGCGCGGGAGCGCGACTATTTCTTCGCGACGTCGTTCGTGGTGTGGGGCCTGTGGGCCGGCTTCGGGGCGGTGCGGGCGGTGCGCGTCCTGGGAGCGCGGCTGGCGAGTCCGTCCGCGAGAACCATCCTGCAGCTCGCGGGTATCGCTGTCGTGGCTTCGCCCGTTGCCCTGAACTGGAAGGCCGTCGATCGGCGCGCCGCCGCGCACGCGACCGCCGCGCGTGACACCGCGCGCGAGCTCCTCGGCCGCGTGCCTCCATCCGGGGTGCTGCTCGCCGCCGGCGACAACGACACGTATCCGCTCTGGTACGCACAGGAGGTCGAGAAAGTCCGCGGCGACGTCACCGTTGTCACGGTGCCGCTGCTGGGAACCGCCTGGTACCGGCGCGAGCTGGCACGCCGGCACTCGCTGGTCGATTCCGCGGACGCCGACACCTGGCGCGGACTGAGCGCCACGTTGGCGGAAGTGTGCTCGTCGGCGCACGAGCGCGGACGCCCGATCATGGTGGCGCCGGGTGCGGCCGCCCGTACATTGCCCGCGAGCTGTCTGACGTCCTCCTCACCTGAAGCTGAGATCAATCACAATCAATAG
- the folP gene encoding dihydropteroate synthase, producing MTSSAAAGASTRSRWTVGGRTIEIEKPVLLGIVNVTPDSFSDGGVSFSPDRAVARGLELIEQGADVVDVGGESTRPGAAPVSLEEELRRVIPVIEGVLAAKPDALISIDTVKAGVAQRALDAGAVIVNDVSGFRLDGAMPGVCARAECGVVLMHSRGSVAEMASYAVARYGDDIVGDIVRELADGVERAVAAGVDRSSIVVDPGFGFSKTSAHSLAVLRELDRVCELGFPVMVGLSRKRMIGELTGVAVAAERDAGSVGVAIVALMRGARVFRVHDVRMHRQALDAAWGVLSAQCSVISDQ from the coding sequence GTGACCTCGTCGGCCGCGGCCGGCGCCAGCACGCGTTCTCGCTGGACAGTCGGCGGGAGAACAATCGAAATCGAAAAGCCGGTCCTCCTGGGGATCGTGAACGTCACCCCCGACAGCTTCAGCGACGGGGGTGTTTCTTTTTCCCCCGATCGGGCGGTCGCTCGCGGGCTCGAGCTGATCGAGCAGGGCGCGGACGTCGTGGACGTCGGGGGCGAATCGACGCGGCCGGGCGCGGCGCCGGTGAGTCTCGAGGAAGAGCTGCGGCGCGTAATTCCGGTGATCGAGGGAGTGCTCGCCGCGAAGCCGGACGCGCTGATATCCATCGATACGGTGAAGGCCGGGGTAGCGCAGCGCGCGTTGGATGCCGGCGCCGTGATCGTGAACGACGTCTCCGGATTCCGCCTGGACGGCGCGATGCCGGGAGTGTGCGCGCGCGCGGAGTGCGGCGTGGTGCTGATGCACTCACGGGGGAGCGTGGCCGAGATGGCGTCGTACGCGGTGGCGCGGTACGGGGATGACATCGTCGGTGACATTGTTAGGGAGCTCGCCGACGGCGTGGAGCGCGCTGTCGCGGCGGGGGTCGACCGGTCGAGCATCGTAGTAGATCCAGGATTCGGATTTTCGAAGACGTCCGCGCATTCGCTGGCGGTGCTGCGGGAGCTTGACCGCGTCTGCGAGCTCGGATTCCCGGTGATGGTGGGGTTGTCGCGCAAGCGGATGATAGGCGAGCTGACCGGGGTCGCTGTCGCGGCGGAGAGGGATGCCGGGAGCGTGGGCGTCGCGATCGTGGCGCTGATGAGGGGAGCGCGGGTGTTTCGGGTGCACGACGTACGGATGCACCGGCAGGCGCTGGACGCGGCGTGGGGAGTGCTCAGTGCTCAGTGCTCAGTGATCAGTGATCAGTGA
- the ftsH gene encoding ATP-dependent zinc metalloprotease FtsH, with protein MPPQPPVPKPPRKPPNWGSVSKTISFWILVILIPVAFIQFSGKGAEQAPEISYTQYDRELTAGNVAKVNIEAGAAITGDFKKKVLVNRREVSKFNVRLPVEQSEDEVARLRANNVEIQAQAARASFGAHLLAYLPILLIVAFWIFLFRQMQAGGAKAFSFGKSKAKLLTGDTPKVTFADVAGVEEAKVELEEIIEFLKDPQKFTKLGGRLPKGALLVGPPGTGKTLLARAIAGEAGRPFFSMSGSDFVEMFVGVGASRVRDLFEQGKAHAPCIIFIDEIDAVGRHRGAGLGGGHDEREQTLNQLLVEMDGFESNEGVILVAATNRPDVLDPALLRPGRFDRQIIVDAPDLRGREGILKVHVRNKPVAEDVDITTLARGTPGMAGADLANLVNEAALLAARRNHDKVYMVDFEDAKDKVMLGAERKSMVMKDEEKRLTAYHEAGHAICAIKVEGNDPLHKVTIVPRGRALGLAFTLPEDDRVSVTRRQIEARLAMAYGGRTAEELVFGRDRVTTGAASDIQQATAIARRYVSQWGLSDKIGPILVGDNEQEVFLGRELGHRREVSERTSQLVDSEVERVIREAYTRALDTLSANLDLLHSVAGSLLERETLTGDEVLALARGEQLPPRAPEPPVQPPAVIAAVATQAKTAKKPLLAGPEPAPA; from the coding sequence ATGCCTCCACAACCGCCCGTCCCCAAGCCGCCGAGAAAGCCCCCCAACTGGGGCAGCGTCTCCAAGACGATCTCGTTCTGGATCCTGGTGATCCTGATCCCGGTCGCCTTCATCCAGTTTTCCGGGAAGGGCGCGGAGCAGGCGCCCGAGATCTCGTACACGCAGTACGACCGCGAGCTGACGGCGGGCAACGTCGCCAAGGTCAACATTGAGGCCGGCGCCGCGATCACGGGCGATTTCAAGAAGAAGGTCCTCGTCAACCGCCGCGAGGTCTCCAAGTTCAACGTGCGACTGCCGGTGGAGCAGTCCGAGGACGAGGTAGCGCGCCTGCGGGCGAACAACGTCGAGATCCAGGCGCAGGCTGCCCGGGCGTCGTTCGGCGCGCACCTGCTCGCCTACCTCCCGATCCTCCTGATCGTCGCGTTCTGGATCTTCCTCTTCCGGCAGATGCAGGCCGGCGGCGCGAAGGCGTTCTCGTTCGGGAAGTCGAAGGCCAAGCTGCTCACGGGCGACACGCCCAAGGTCACCTTCGCCGACGTGGCAGGCGTGGAAGAAGCCAAGGTCGAGCTCGAGGAGATCATCGAGTTTCTGAAGGATCCCCAGAAATTCACCAAGCTCGGCGGACGGCTGCCCAAGGGTGCGCTCCTGGTCGGCCCTCCGGGAACGGGCAAGACGCTGCTCGCCCGCGCCATCGCAGGTGAAGCAGGGCGGCCGTTTTTCTCCATGTCTGGCTCGGACTTCGTCGAGATGTTCGTTGGTGTCGGCGCCAGCCGCGTGCGCGACCTGTTCGAGCAGGGCAAGGCGCACGCGCCGTGCATCATCTTCATCGACGAGATCGACGCGGTCGGCCGGCACCGGGGCGCTGGTCTTGGCGGCGGGCACGATGAGCGCGAGCAGACGCTGAATCAGCTGCTCGTCGAGATGGACGGCTTCGAATCGAACGAGGGCGTAATCCTGGTTGCGGCTACCAACCGGCCCGACGTTCTCGATCCGGCGCTGCTGCGCCCGGGCCGCTTCGACAGGCAGATCATCGTGGACGCTCCCGACCTGCGCGGCCGCGAGGGGATTCTCAAGGTGCACGTCCGCAACAAGCCGGTCGCGGAAGACGTGGACATCACGACGCTCGCGCGCGGCACGCCGGGGATGGCGGGCGCCGACCTCGCGAATCTGGTGAACGAAGCGGCGCTGCTCGCGGCGCGGCGGAACCACGACAAGGTGTACATGGTCGACTTCGAGGACGCCAAGGACAAGGTGATGCTCGGCGCCGAGCGGAAGTCGATGGTGATGAAGGACGAGGAGAAGCGCTTGACGGCGTACCACGAGGCCGGTCACGCCATCTGCGCGATCAAGGTTGAGGGCAACGATCCGCTGCACAAGGTCACGATCGTTCCGCGCGGGCGGGCGCTCGGTCTCGCGTTCACGCTGCCGGAGGACGACCGCGTGTCGGTGACCCGCAGGCAGATCGAGGCGCGGCTCGCGATGGCGTACGGCGGACGCACAGCAGAGGAGCTGGTGTTCGGCCGCGACCGGGTCACCACAGGCGCCGCGAGCGACATCCAGCAGGCCACCGCAATCGCGCGCAGGTACGTGTCGCAGTGGGGACTGTCCGACAAGATCGGGCCGATCCTCGTGGGCGACAACGAGCAGGAAGTCTTCCTCGGCCGCGAGCTGGGGCACCGGCGCGAGGTGTCGGAGCGCACGTCGCAGCTGGTGGATTCCGAGGTGGAGAGGGTGATCCGCGAAGCGTACACGCGCGCGCTGGACACGCTCAGCGCGAACCTCGACCTGCTGCATTCGGTCGCGGGCTCGCTGCTGGAGCGCGAGACGCTGACTGGCGACGAGGTGCTGGCGCTGGCCCGGGGCGAGCAGCTGCCGCCGCGCGCGCCGGAGCCGCCGGTGCAGCCGCCGGCCGTGATAGCGGCGGTCGCGACGCAGGCGAAGACCGCCAAGAAGCCGCTTCTGGCTGGACCGGAGCCGGCACCGGCGTGA
- the hpt gene encoding hypoxanthine phosphoribosyltransferase, with amino-acid sequence MKDALVADPRLLGRPVRRIAFDEGEIAERVEQLGAEISAAYPDGDLLVLGLLKGSFIFLSDLVRKITRPLQVDFLVASSYGDAMVSSGNVRLLYDPETELAGKHILLVEDIVDSGRTLGRMLEIMRERDPKSLEICALLHKRIADGMKHDVRFVGFDAPKEFLVGYGLDHAEDFRHLPYIASLE; translated from the coding sequence GTGAAGGACGCGCTGGTCGCCGACCCGCGGCTGCTTGGCAGGCCGGTCCGCCGGATCGCTTTCGACGAGGGTGAGATAGCCGAGCGCGTCGAGCAGCTCGGCGCGGAGATCAGCGCGGCGTATCCGGATGGAGATCTGCTCGTGCTCGGCCTGCTCAAGGGGAGCTTCATCTTCCTGAGCGACCTGGTGCGCAAGATCACGCGGCCGCTGCAGGTCGACTTCCTCGTGGCGTCGAGCTATGGCGACGCGATGGTCTCGAGCGGGAACGTGCGGCTGTTGTACGATCCGGAGACGGAGCTGGCCGGGAAGCACATCCTGCTCGTCGAAGACATCGTGGATTCCGGCCGGACGCTCGGCCGCATGCTGGAGATAATGAGGGAGCGCGATCCGAAATCGCTGGAGATCTGCGCTCTGCTGCACAAGCGCATCGCCGACGGTATGAAGCACGACGTGAGGTTCGTTGGATTCGACGCGCCGAAGGAGTTTCTCGTGGGATACGGCCTGGACCATGCGGAGGATTTCCGCCACCTGCCGTACATCGCGAGCCTGGAGTAG